CTATCGTCAATTGGATGTTCACGTGAAACGACAACTAGAGGTGAATGATATAGCAGGTATTCATCTCCATAAAAGTTATAACTCAGTTGTCGTTGAAGCAGGTGGATATGAGAAGATGACTTTCATTGAAAAAGATTGTCGAAATTATATTGATAAGGTCAGAAAATTAAGACTTGGAGAAGGAGATGCAGCTGCTATTCAAGCTTATTTCTCCAAAATGCAGTCATTTTCTCCTGGTTTTTTCTTTAGCTTTGATTTGGATGACGAGGGTCGATTAAAAAATGTATTTTGGGCAGATAATAGATGTAGACAAGCTTATAAGGAATTTGGAGATGTAGTAACTTTTGATACAACATACTTAACTAACAAGTACGACATGCCATTTGCTCCTTTCGTCGGTGTAAATCATCATGGACACTCGACACTACTTGGGTGTGGTCTACTTTCTAATGAAGATACAGAGACATTTGTCTGGTTGTTTAGGATATGGCTAGAGTGCATGGaatttgaagcacctcaagggaTAATCACTGATCAAGACAGGGCAATTCAGAATGCCATAGAAGTTGTATTTCCTAAATCAAAACATAGGTGGTGTTTATGGCATATACTTAAGAAATTACCTGAAAAATTTGGATATCATTGTCAGAAGGCTTCCATACTCTCGTCTGTACATAAATTGGTATATGAATCACAAAGTGCAGATGAGTTCGAACATGGTTGGTTTTCTATGCTTGATATGTATGAATTGAAAAATAATGATTGGTTGATCGGGCTTTTTAGAGAGAGAAGTCGTTGGGTTCCATGTTTTCTCAAAACATCATTTTGGGCCGGAATGTCAACAACCCAACGGAGTGAGGGTATGAATGCTTTTTTTGACGGGTATGTCCATTCAAAAACATCTTTAAAACAGTTTGTGGAGCAATATGAGCGAGCTCTGAGGAGTAAAATTGAGAAAGAGTTTCAAGccgattttaaatccttctCCCAGATGGTCCCTTGTGTTACTCGATTTGATTTGGAGAGGCAATTTCAAAGTGCTTTTACAATTGTAAAATTTAAAGAATTTCAACAAGAATTGATAGGAAAGATGTATTGTGACATTGAATCTAGTGATGAGGGGTCTTTCAGTACGAGATATGTTGTTACAGAAGATTTTACAGTACATGAGAGAGTTAAGGAAaaaaagtttgaaattatttttgagaGAGATAAATGCACATTTTCTTGTAGTTGTCATTTATTTGAGTTCAGGGGAATAATTTGTAGGCATGCTATTGCAGTTTTAATCCGTAACAAATTGTCGGCAGTTCCTGAGCAATATATACTTCGACGTTGGAGGAAAGATGTGAGTAGATTGTATATGAGAGTGAAGATCAATTATAATGGATGAATAACTACTCCTGGTCAATTAAATTATGAGAAGTTGTGCAAAGCATTTACAGATGTTGCAGATTTGGCTGCAGATAATGATGATGAAACTCAAAAGCTTCTCGAGTGGATTGAAACTAAAGCAAGTGATCTTGCTATATCAAAGTTGGGATCAGGTTGTGGTCGTAATTTGATATCACAACTGAGCATGCAAGTAGATCATGTTGATGATGCAACCCAAGTTTCTACTTGCAAAGTTCTTGACCCAAAGTACACTAAAACAAAAGGAGCCCCTAAGAAGCTTCGAAAGAAAGGTCCATTGGAGAAGTCTTCTAAGAAATCGAAGGTACGATATATTCATAATACTTCTTTAATTAAGTCGCATCAATAGCTTGCATTCTATTCATACATATGTTGTTTTTGTAGGTATCAATGATATCAAGCAAAGAAAAAAATTCTCaaccaaaaaaaattcaatccaGTAATGTGTTTATACAACCACCTGATCAAAATGCTGTGATGACTCCGCTCTCTTTCTCACAACAATTAATGGTACGATattatgtttttcatgtttcatgTTGCTaatcactcacacacacatatgtTTGTTTCTTATATTTGCATAATAATTATAGGGTGTTCATCACCATCCTTGGAATATCGATTACGGAGTACATTTAGTATCCAACTACGGAGGTGATCAAGCATCGACAACACCATGCTCGTCAAGATGGAGTTCGAATGATGATGAAGTGATCGGATCTATGGGTGTAATACATTATGAAGCAAGTTAATAGGACATGCAATTAGATGTACTTGAATTTAGATTATTTTTTACAAGTCAGAAGACTCTGGATTTGAAATGAATATGAAATTTCATATTTCTTCAACGCAATTTAatgtgttattgtttttatgttCATTTCATGGAAACTCTATTAGTACGTTGTatgttttcattaagagatcataataatttattattgtaGTTACAatcattgatttttttaattttaaaaatcattactattaattttttatatgatttattaaatattgaaaaatataacatttatcaaaatatatttttttaaaaaaaattgtatgatAAATATCAGGACttgcattaaaaaaaacaatttaatattatTGATAGGAGAAGAAATAATGAATGGAATGTGTAGTCTATCAATTTAGGATGAGGGTTTAAttgtaatttaataattaattaataattacatGTAAGCCTCTATGTAACCCATTATGTACACATAGCATTACCCTtaagtaattaattaataattacatGTGAGCCATCATGTACTCATATCATTACCCATTATCAATAGATATCGAAGAAAAATTAATTTGTTTACGCTATTTATTACAAAGCCGTTATTCGAGGgaaaaagaatgaaagaatgtAAGAAACTGTTGACAAATTAATTCAACTGATGagaaacgttaattaaataataaccTATAAGAACCAGTCCAATATTTCCCATCTGCATTCATCTCATCTTCCTTAAACTAACCCTACAATGGAAGGATTCAAGCTACCATATGCTCCCGCAGCATTCACCCTCGTGATCTTATCTGCCGTCTTGGCGTCACCAGCGATTGTAGCTGCGGACCAAAACACCGTCACCCTCAATGTACCCGACATCCCAGCGGCGGCACCTTTAGATGAGATCCGTGCTGAACCATACCCCGGATTCTACGAATTGTCAAGGAGATGTATTTCGATGCTGACGGATGAGTGCGGGAGACAAGTGCTGAGCGGGCTGTTCTACAACGAAAACAAGGTGAGCCAGAGCTGCTGCGTGAAGCTGGTGGCGATGGGGCAGGAATGCCACAGGGGCTTGATGAAGGCGTTGCTTCTGTTTCCGGATCTGACGGAGAAGAATAAGGAACAGATAGTGATGATCGATAACATAATTTGGAGCGAGTGTTTGAAGAGCAGCAATGGACAGCGGATTTGAGACTGCGTGGATCTCCGGCGCTACGGCATGCAGGCTGCAGCTACCTAGTTTATATATGCCTCATGCATATATAATGTgtctatatatgtgtgtgtatttatatatatacacattcaAATATATAAAGACGACTGCAATTTTTCTAACACTTGAAAAATACACCAAATAGTAA
The sequence above is a segment of the Primulina tabacum isolate GXHZ01 chromosome 6, ASM2559414v2, whole genome shotgun sequence genome. Coding sequences within it:
- the LOC142548369 gene encoding protein FAR1-RELATED SEQUENCE 5-like, with the translated sequence MSDPGALNSEEGVLVNVAPLFAKKSETEPKVGMKFKSENEVFEFYKKYAYHVGFPVRKRTSQKNNEGVVTYVAFTCSREGRKSSNTSTKLKPQPTSQTGCKARLSACSDTAGVWSITGVHLEHNHQTSPSKSRVFRCYRQLDVHVKRQLEVNDIAGIHLHKSYNSVVVEAGGYEKMTFIEKDCRNYIDKVRKLRLGEGDAAAIQAYFSKMQSFSPGFFFSFDLDDEGRLKNVFWADNRCRQAYKEFGDVVTFDTTYLTNKYDMPFAPFVGVNHHGHSTLLGCGLLSNEDTETFVWLFRIWLECMEFEAPQGIITDQDRAIQNAIEVVFPKSKHRWCLWHILKKLPEKFGYHCQKASILSSVHKLVYESQSADEFEHGWFSMLDMYELKNNDWLIGLFRERSRWVPCFLKTSFWAGMSTTQRSEGMNAFFDGWSLVLLDLIWRGNFKVLLQL